AACCATACAAAGTTCAAAAGAATACGAATACAGACAAAGAATGGATTATGTATGCGCATTTGGTAAAACAGGACTTAGAAAAAAAGAAAAATACGACGAAATAATAAACCTTGAAGAATGCCAAATAACGCCAAAAAAATCATTTAAAGCATATGAAGAAACCACAAAACTAGCAAAAACAAAAAAACTAGAATTCTACAACTACAAAGAACACCAAGGATACCTAAGATACATATCTGTAAGACAAACAACAAAAAACCAAACAATGATAATAATAGTAACAAAAAACGAAGAACACGAACAAAAAATAGAAGAAATCGCAAAACACTTACTAAAAAACAAATACTGCGAATCAATACACTGGACAATACAAAACGGAAAAGCAGACACCAGCTTGGGAATACCTCACAAACACTGGGGAAAAAAAGAAATACAAGAAGAAATACTGAACAAAAAATTCTTAATAGGACCAAACACTTTCTTCCAATCAAATCAAGAAACTGCAGAAAAAGCATTCAAAAAAATAAAAGAATACAAAAACAAAAACAACTGTAAAAAAATACTAGATCTCTACTCAGGAACAGGAGTTATAGGAATAGCAACATCAGACACAAAAGACCAAATAACAAGCATAGATAACAGTCAAGAAAATCAAAAAATAGCAACAAAAAATATTAAATTAAACAAAATAAAAAACATAAAATACCAAAAACAAGACGCAAAAGAATTCCTAAAACAAAACCAAGAAAACTACGACTTAATCATAATAGACCCCCCAAGAGCAGGACTTGGACAAAAAAATACTGTAAGAATAATGCTTGCAGAACCAAAACACATAGCGTATATGTCTTGCAATCCTATAACACTACTAGAAGACCTAAAAATACTAAAACAAAAATATAAAATCCAAAAAAGTTACATAATAGATATGTTTCCACAAACAAAACATTTAGAAACACTAATATTAATGAAAAAAATAACGAATACACC
The Candidatus Woesearchaeota archaeon DNA segment above includes these coding regions:
- the rlmD gene encoding 23S rRNA (uracil(1939)-C(5))-methyltransferase RlmD — translated: MDKKYYQKLLTKIITQNAKREIKPKCKHFKECGGCDYQNYTHQDQINAKRKIFEIMTKKFKLHELFENQTMQTIQSSKEYEYRQRMDYVCAFGKTGLRKKEKYDEIINLEECQITPKKSFKAYEETTKLAKTKKLEFYNYKEHQGYLRYISVRQTTKNQTMIIIVTKNEEHEQKIEEIAKHLLKNKYCESIHWTIQNGKADTSLGIPHKHWGKKEIQEEILNKKFLIGPNTFFQSNQETAEKAFKKIKEYKNKNNCKKILDLYSGTGVIGIATSDTKDQITSIDNSQENQKIATKNIKLNKIKNIKYQKQDAKEFLKQNQENYDLIIIDPPRAGLGQKNTVRIMLAEPKHIAYMSCNPITLLEDLKILKQKYKIQKSYIIDMFPQTKHLETLILMKKITNTP